Proteins found in one Pocillopora verrucosa isolate sample1 chromosome 12, ASM3666991v2, whole genome shotgun sequence genomic segment:
- the LOC136277532 gene encoding tetratricopeptide repeat protein 28-like, whose protein sequence is MIAFDCYYSSVELYDDIRASLQLNDQWKISYRNEHQSAYKGLWRINLKQGQVVKALLSAEKGRAQALRDLMDTKYPPGDSLTHSASRISLRWVPLCTVFIAINGPCVYFWVCLSENHIQMREVHVNNYKYEKELKLFIQLLNKSALKEIGARDTVAIENPLPDSPTEEEMANGVIRVDVRHSQSSALKKLHEIIVSPIADLIKGNDEITFVPEGPFCLVPYAALQESNSSYLSDSFRIRVLPSLTTLQLIRDSPADFHTKTGALLVGDPCFKHIIYEGGLLVQLPGAREEVEMIGRVLNVSPLIGEMATKHEVLKRISSVALVHIAAHGKLETGEVILAPNTTRENPQPQEKDYLLTMKDVIEAGLRARLVVLSCCHTARGEVMAEGVVGMARALLAAGARSVVVTLWAIGDEGTLEFMTFFYDALAKGKKASEALNQAMKCMREIEKFKEVIYWAPFVLIGDDVNLDFKDISGRNN, encoded by the exons atgATAGCCTTTGACTGTTATTACTCGAGTGTagaattgtatgatgatatcagggccagtcttcaactcaacgatcagtggaagatttcttATCGTAATGAGCACCAAAGtgcatacaaaggtttgtggcgtataaatctcaAACAAGGTCAAGTTGTAAAGGCTCTTCTTTCcgcagagaaaggacgtgctcaagctctgagagatctcatggaCACAAAATATCCGCCTGGAGATTCTTTAACGCACAGTGCATCCCGCATTTCTCTAAGGTGGGTTCCATTGtgcacagttttcatagctattaatggaccatgcgtttacttctgggtttgcctcagtgaaaATCATATCCAGATGAGAGAAGTACACGTGAACAATTATAAATATGAGAAAGAATTGAAACTTTTCATCCAGCTACTAAACAAATCTGCGCTTAAGGAGATCGGTGCAAGAGATACTGTTGCAATCGAAAATCCTCTGCCTGATTCGCCGACAGAAGAGGAAATGGCCAATGGTGTgatccgagttgatgtgaggcactcccaatcaagtgctttaaagaagctgcatgaaATCATCGTTTCTCCTATTGCTGACCTGATCAAAGGCAACGACGAGATCACATTCgttcctgaggggccattttgcctAGTACCTTATGCAGCATTGCAGGAGTCGAACTCATCATATTtaagtgattctttcagaattcgtgtgcttccctctctgacgacgtTGCAACTAATTCGTGATagtccagctgactttcacacgaagactggtgcattgcttgtcggcgacccatgtttcaaacatatcatCTATGAGGGAGGACTTTTagtgcaacttccaggagcaagggaagaagtggagatgatcggacgtGTCCTTAATGTTTCCCCCCTGATTGGAGAAATGGCAACTAAacatgaagtgttaaaacgaatatcatcagtggccttAGTTCACATTGCAGCACACGGTAAActggaaactggagaagttatcctggcaccaaacaccacaagagaaaaccctcagccgcaagagaaagactatctactgacgatgaaagatgtcatagaagctgggttacgagcacgtctggttgtactaagctgctgtcacactgctcgtggggaAGTCATGGCagagggtgtggtcggcatggcgcgtgcacttttggcTGCCGGTGctagatctgttgtggtaaccttgtgggcgattggcgacgagggaaccctggagttcatgactttcttctacgatgcacttgccaaaggcaagaaggcaagtgaagctctcaatcaggccatgaagtgtatgagagaaattgaaaagttcaaggaggtgatttactgggcaccatttgtactcattggtgatgacgtcaacctggatttcaaggaTATTAGTGGCCGAAAcaa ttaa